From Silurus meridionalis isolate SWU-2019-XX chromosome 14, ASM1480568v1, whole genome shotgun sequence, a single genomic window includes:
- the kcnj12b gene encoding ATP-sensitive inward rectifier potassium channel 12 isoform X1: MYRMRNLLVRVDRLLGHSAFSPNPSLPCLCTLCSDWWRDRGLQSEPLAILTGPSGMSVGTTPRYNVVSSWEEDIQRHGNMPALGNGFGNGKIQTRRKPRVRFVNKTGQCNVNFSHMEEQSQRYLADIFTTCVDIRWRWMFFLFSLAFILSWLAFGFIFWLIALVHGDFDRTSSEDFTPCIMQVNSFVAAFLFSVETQTTIGYGFRCVTEECPLAVLMVVVQSILGCIIDAFMIGAIMAKMARPKKRAQTLLFSHNAVIALRDGKLCLMWRVGNLRKSHIVEAHVRAQLIKPRVTEEGEYIPIDQIDINVGYDQGTDRIFLVSPLTIIHEINEESPLFGISKQDLASEDFEIVVILEGMVEATAMTAQVRSSYLSSEILWGHRFEPVVFEEKNHYKVDFTHFHKTYEVPSTPRCSAKDIEDSKSLHSAANFCYENELAFCQEDEEEDGIRGILGTEMETLSASLNSDQRSHHKESEI; the protein is encoded by the coding sequence GTCTTTGTACCTTGTGCAGTGACTGGTGGAGAGACAGAGGCCTGCAATCCGAACCACTGGCTATCCTGACTGGGCCAAGTGGCATGAGTGTGGGAACAACCCCTCGCTACAACGTTGTGTCATCCTGGGAGGAGGACATTCAACGCCACGGCAACATGCCTGCCCTCGGAAATGGCTTTGGAAATGGTAAGATCCAGACGCGGCGGAAACCACGCGTCCGCTTTGTTAACAAAACCGGACAGTGTAACGTCAACTTCTCGCACATGGAAGAGCAATCGCAGCGCTACTTGGCTGACATCTTTACGACCTGCGTGGACATCCGTTGGCGCTGGatgttttttctcttctctcttgcTTTCATTTTGTCCTGGCTGGCGTTTGGTTTTATCTTTTGGCTCATTGCCCTTGTACACGGTGACTTTGACAGAACCTCCAGTGAAGACTTTACACCCTGCATCATGCAGGTCAACAGTTTTGTGGCAGCCTTCCTGTTCTCAGTCGAGACCCAGACCACAATTGGTTACGGCTTCCGCTGTGTGACAGAAGAATGCCCGCTTGCTGTCTTAATGGTTGTTGTGCAGTCTATTTTGGGTTGCATCATTGACGCTTTCATGATTGGTGCCATCATGGCCAAAATGGCCCGGCCCAAAAAGCGTGCGCAGACATTGCTGTTTTCACACAACGCCGTCATAGCTTTGCGCGATGGAAAGCTTTGCTTGATGTGGCGTGTAGGAAACTTGCGCAAAAGTCACATTGTCGAGGCTCATGTAAGGGCACAACTGATCAAGCCAAGAGTGACAGAAGAAGGCGAGTACATCCCAATTGACCAGATCGACATTAATGTTGGCTATGACCAAGGCACCGACCGCATCTTCCTTGTTTCTCCTCTGACCATCATCCATGAGATAAACGAGGAGAGCCCGCTGTTTGGAATCAGTAAACAGGACCTGGCCAGTGAAGACTTTGAGATTGTTGTGATCCTCGAGGGCATGGTCGAGGCCACGGCGATGACGGCTCAGGTGCGCAGCTCTTACCTGTCCAGCGAAATCTTGTGGGGGCATCGCTTTGAGCCGGTTGTGTTTGAGGAGAAAAACCATTACAAAGTAGACTTTACGCACTTCCACAAGACTTACGAGGTGCCCTCCACACCACGTTGCAGTGCCAAAGACATTGAGGATAGCAAATCATTGCACTCCGCTGCTAACTTCTGCTACGAGAACGAGTTGGCATTCTGCcaggaggacgaggaggaggatGGTATTAGGGGGATTTTGGGGACTGAGATGGAAACCTTGTCTGCCAGCCTAAACTCTGACCAGAGATCGCACCATAAAGAGTCAGAGATATGA
- the kcnj12b gene encoding ATP-sensitive inward rectifier potassium channel 12 isoform X2 gives MSVGTTPRYNVVSSWEEDIQRHGNMPALGNGFGNGKIQTRRKPRVRFVNKTGQCNVNFSHMEEQSQRYLADIFTTCVDIRWRWMFFLFSLAFILSWLAFGFIFWLIALVHGDFDRTSSEDFTPCIMQVNSFVAAFLFSVETQTTIGYGFRCVTEECPLAVLMVVVQSILGCIIDAFMIGAIMAKMARPKKRAQTLLFSHNAVIALRDGKLCLMWRVGNLRKSHIVEAHVRAQLIKPRVTEEGEYIPIDQIDINVGYDQGTDRIFLVSPLTIIHEINEESPLFGISKQDLASEDFEIVVILEGMVEATAMTAQVRSSYLSSEILWGHRFEPVVFEEKNHYKVDFTHFHKTYEVPSTPRCSAKDIEDSKSLHSAANFCYENELAFCQEDEEEDGIRGILGTEMETLSASLNSDQRSHHKESEI, from the coding sequence ATGAGTGTGGGAACAACCCCTCGCTACAACGTTGTGTCATCCTGGGAGGAGGACATTCAACGCCACGGCAACATGCCTGCCCTCGGAAATGGCTTTGGAAATGGTAAGATCCAGACGCGGCGGAAACCACGCGTCCGCTTTGTTAACAAAACCGGACAGTGTAACGTCAACTTCTCGCACATGGAAGAGCAATCGCAGCGCTACTTGGCTGACATCTTTACGACCTGCGTGGACATCCGTTGGCGCTGGatgttttttctcttctctcttgcTTTCATTTTGTCCTGGCTGGCGTTTGGTTTTATCTTTTGGCTCATTGCCCTTGTACACGGTGACTTTGACAGAACCTCCAGTGAAGACTTTACACCCTGCATCATGCAGGTCAACAGTTTTGTGGCAGCCTTCCTGTTCTCAGTCGAGACCCAGACCACAATTGGTTACGGCTTCCGCTGTGTGACAGAAGAATGCCCGCTTGCTGTCTTAATGGTTGTTGTGCAGTCTATTTTGGGTTGCATCATTGACGCTTTCATGATTGGTGCCATCATGGCCAAAATGGCCCGGCCCAAAAAGCGTGCGCAGACATTGCTGTTTTCACACAACGCCGTCATAGCTTTGCGCGATGGAAAGCTTTGCTTGATGTGGCGTGTAGGAAACTTGCGCAAAAGTCACATTGTCGAGGCTCATGTAAGGGCACAACTGATCAAGCCAAGAGTGACAGAAGAAGGCGAGTACATCCCAATTGACCAGATCGACATTAATGTTGGCTATGACCAAGGCACCGACCGCATCTTCCTTGTTTCTCCTCTGACCATCATCCATGAGATAAACGAGGAGAGCCCGCTGTTTGGAATCAGTAAACAGGACCTGGCCAGTGAAGACTTTGAGATTGTTGTGATCCTCGAGGGCATGGTCGAGGCCACGGCGATGACGGCTCAGGTGCGCAGCTCTTACCTGTCCAGCGAAATCTTGTGGGGGCATCGCTTTGAGCCGGTTGTGTTTGAGGAGAAAAACCATTACAAAGTAGACTTTACGCACTTCCACAAGACTTACGAGGTGCCCTCCACACCACGTTGCAGTGCCAAAGACATTGAGGATAGCAAATCATTGCACTCCGCTGCTAACTTCTGCTACGAGAACGAGTTGGCATTCTGCcaggaggacgaggaggaggatGGTATTAGGGGGATTTTGGGGACTGAGATGGAAACCTTGTCTGCCAGCCTAAACTCTGACCAGAGATCGCACCATAAAGAGTCAGAGATATGA